The Phaeodactylum tricornutum CCAP 1055/1 chromosome 6, whole genome shotgun sequence region ATTTTGCTGTGATCACTTTCAACAGAATGTACGACTTTCCACGTGTTTGCGTTGAAGAAGTCTCCGCAGATCAGATTCAAACAGAGCTTGTCGGAGAGATTTGAACTGATGAGCGGCGCAATGTTTCGCCTGGCACTCTGCAAAGCATTTTCGGAGAGATCCAAACCAGTTACGGATGCTGAGTCGATTTTGCCGAGGTCGAGCAACTGGCCGTGGTGAGCTGCCAACGTAGCGAGGTCGTATCCAGCACCGCAGCCAGGTACTAGAGTATGCAGTGTCCGCTTCGACCCGACGAGACTAAATCGCTCTAGCTCCTTGCACAGAAGAGGCGTAGGACGTCCTATATCCCACGGCGTCAAACCATCCTTCCATAGCAATTCCCAAGGACTGGTCTCCGTTGAAGCTTGAAAACGATCACGAACACGATGGGCCATTTCCGCtgtcgatttctttttccccGACTCCGCTCTGTCAGGATTACCGGTAGTGAATGATTGATATTTAAACCTTCCTTGTATGTATCGTTGTATTCGAGGTAGTAACGTAGTCGTCATGGTGTGTTCAGGTTTTGACATCAGGAGCTGGAAATAGACGGCTCGGGCTGATTTCTCTTTCGAAAAGGTATCTTTGTCTCGCGAGTTTCATGTTCTGTCGCAAGATAAATAACTTTCCCGAATGAGTCTTGCCGACGACTACGACGTAGAATTGGTAGAGTTTCTACGAATTCGTCAAATGCGTGTCTGTCCCAACTGCTCGGGTTCACCATCGCAGCACAACTGAGGGGGTTTGCAATGTGGATAGTCGAGGTCGACAGTAACCTTTGTACTCGGTATTTGAACAAAAAGGCAACACCCGAAAGAAGACATTTTGCACTGTTGCATGAGTAATCGCTACACTCTGCATTCGGCAAGTGAAAGGTAAGGAGTTGGGCGTCTCGACAGTCGTGGCGATCTTTGCACAGTGGAGTCGCTTGGAAGCCTTTTCACTGTTCTCGTCCCATCAAAGGATACCCGGAAATAAATCTTGTACTCCGACTTTGTGTAGAATTGACCGTATACAAGACGAATTCTGGCATTGCGACATATTTTGGCACTCGTTTCGCTAGATCGTCGATGATCCTGACCCATTCGCGTGTTCTGTGCACGCGCGTGGCAGTTTCGATGCGGTCCGGCCTAACATAAGCGAGAAAACGATTAGACACAATGGGTCGAAACGAGATCGTTCGTCAGACTAAGCAGCTTTGCTTGCATTGTAAAGTGTCTCTCACATTGCGTCTTTCACCGTTAGAACAGTTTAGCTTTCTTTCGAGGGTAAAAGAACGTACAGAGTCGGCGTCATAAGTCTTAGCGCAGTAAGCTTGAAACCGCCTGGAAGTGAGGAGGCCATTGCTGTTGTATGTCATCAGTCGAAGTAGATCCTGCTTTAGAGGGAACCTCACCTAGGAGTTCGGTGCTTACTGATTCAGAAAGAATGGCAGCAACAGTCGCCACGATGAAATCGGCAACTTCTGACGAACCTCTAGGCGAAGTTAACGATGCCCACGAAGACGCGGATTCCGCAGACGCGAATCCAAATCCTACTTCTGATGCTAGCGTATCCACGGATCCCAACAGCAAATCAGCTCCcgagaagaaagaaagcgAGCAGCGCTCGACCCCGCAACTACAAGAAATGCGTCCAAACTTAACTCCTCAGCCTAGATCGACTTACTATCTCGGATATTCTAATCAGGAACCACCCTCACCGGCGGCCGCTCCAGTTGCCGGAGTTGTACCGTACGACGTAGGATCCTTCTTTCAGCAGCCTGGTACCTTTGTTGCTCATTCAAACTCTTTTGGTGCAGGTCCCAATACGCCCTTGTCGCCGGCTCGTCCGACGACAGCTATGGGTGGTCTTCCACCGGCTTCCCCTTTGTTTCCAAGGATGAGCAGTGGAGGTTTAGCCACGTCAAACGGTATGGACGCCCGGCAGGCTGGACCACCTCCAAGCCCGAGTCTTGCGTATATGTCGCCTTCTTTGGGCTCAGCAATGTACGCTGCGTATCACACCGGGACTTCACCGGAAGAAGGATCAGCGTGGAT contains the following coding sequences:
- a CDS encoding predicted protein, with protein sequence MAHRVRDRFQASTETSPWELLWKDGLTPWDIGRPTPLLCKELERFSLVGSKRTLHTLVPGCGAGYDLATLAAHHGQLLDLGKIDSASVTGLDLSENALQSARRNIAPLISSNLSDKLCLNLICGDFFNANTWKVVHSVESDHSKIAAVLSGSPVFDFIFDYTFFCALSPSMRNAWGRQTSLLLDPETGQLLTLIFPITPEEDAEKGPPYPVSVADYRKALEPNNLVIRTGPYESEETIRQRKGIEQVCWWNT